A genome region from Glycine max cultivar Williams 82 chromosome 5, Glycine_max_v4.0, whole genome shotgun sequence includes the following:
- the LOC100799402 gene encoding myb-related protein 306, with the protein MGRPPCCDKIGIKKGPWTPEEDIILVSYIQEQGPGNWRAVPTNTGLMRCSKSCRLRWTNYLRPGIKRGNFTEHEEKMIIHLQALLGNRWAAIASYLPQRTDNDIKNYWNTHLKKKLKQSGSDEGVDQEGHSSSSSSNSHPKGQWERRLQTDIQMAKKALCDALSLHKPATATATNLVVPDDATKPSSTSHQPYKHASSSYASSYENISRLMENWMKSPNSNSTNNSPGYYSSSFSNMVNNNTTTGSSSSEGAHSNTTTTTQDQGFDSLLTLNSSKHHGSSSQTQVPLTLLENWLFDDGAAQCHEDLMNMSLEESTAGLF; encoded by the exons ATGGGGAGGCCACCTTGCTGTGACAAAATTGGGATTAAGAAAGGACCTTGGACTCCAGAAGAAGACATCATCTTGGTGTCTTACATTCAAGAACAGGGACCAGGGAATTGGAGAGCAGTTCCAACCAACACAG gTTTGATGAGATGCAGCAAGAGCTGCAGGCTTAGATGGACTAACTATCTTCGACCAGGTATCAAACGAGGTAATTTCACGGAACATGAAGAGAAGATGATAATCCACCTCCAAGCCCTTTTGGGGAACAG ATGGGCTGCAATAGCTTCATATCTTCCACAAAGGACAGACAACGACATAAAAAACTATTGGAACACCCATTTGAAGAAGAAGCTGAAACAAAGTGGGAGTGATGAGGGTGTTGACCAAGAGggacattcttcttcttcttcttctaattcaCATCCAAAGGGTCAATGGGAGAGAAGGCTACAAACAGATATCCAAATGGCCAAGAAAGCCTTGTGTGATGCTTTGTCCCTTCACAAGCCAGCAACAGCAACAGCAACAAACCTTGTTGTGCCTGATGATGCCACCAAACCTTCTTCAACTTCTCACCAACCCTACAAGCATGCATCATCCTCATATGCATCAAGCTACGAGAACATTTCACGTTTGATGGAAAACTGGATGAAATCCCCAAACTCAAACTCAACAAATAATTCGCCAGGGTATTATTCTTCTTCCTTCAGCAACATGGTCAATAATAACACTACAACTGGATCCAGTTCTAGTGAGGGAGCACATAGCAACACCACTACTACAACACAAGATCAGGGTTTTGACTCCTTGTTAACCCTAAACTCCTCCAAACACCATGGCTCTTCATCTCAGACGCAAGTGCCTCTTACTCTGCTGGAGAATTGGCTCTTTGATGATGGGGCTGCTCAGTGCCATGAAGATCTGATGAACATGTCGCTCGAAGAAAGTACCGCAGgtttgttttag